The following nucleotide sequence is from Pseudomonas putida S13.1.2.
AGAAAATCGTCCTGGTCAAAGGCGACGATGCCTGCGAACCGAAGCAGGCCGTGGCGGTAGCCAACCGCCTGGCCGATCAGGACAAGGTGATCGGCGTAGTGGGCCACTTCTGTTCTTCCAACACCATTCCGGCGTCCGAGGTGTATGACGAAGCGGGCATCATCGCCATTACCCCGGGCTCGACCAACCCACAAGTGACCGAGCGCGGCCTCAGCGCCATGTTCCGCATGTGCGGCCGTGACGACCAGCAGGGCATCGTGGCCGGTGACTACATCGTCGACGTGCTCAAGGGCAAGAAAGTCGCGGTGCTGCACGACAAGGACACCTACGGCCAGGGCCTGGCCGATGCGACCAAGGCACAGCTTGAGAAGCGCGGCGTCAAGCCGGTGCTGTATGAAGGCCTGACCCGTGGCGAGAAAGACTTCAGCGCCGTGGTTACCAAGATCCGTTCCACCGGTGCCGACGTGGTTTACTTCGGCGGCCTGCACCCGGAAGCCGGCCCGCTGGTGCGCCAGCTGCGCGAGCAGGGCCTGAAGGACGTCAAGTTCATGTCCGATGACGGCATCGTCACCGACGAACTGGTGTCCACCGCCGGCGGCAAGCAGTACGTCGATGGCGTGTACATGACCTTCGGCGCTGACCCACGCCTGTTGCCAGACAGCAAGGCCGTGGTGGAAGAGTTCCGCAAAGGCGGTACCGAGCCTGAAGGCTACACCCTGTATGCCTACGCTTCGGTACAAGCGCTGGCCGCAGCCTTCAATGGCTCCAAATCCAACAAGGGCGAAGACGCCGCCAAGTGGCTCAAGGCCAACCCGGTGCAGACCGTGATGGGCGAGAAGAAGTGGGACAGCAAGGGCGACCTGACCGTGTCCGACTACGTGGTCTACCAGTGGGACAAGGAAGGCAAGTACCACCAGCTGGAAAAACAAAAATAACAACGGCAGCCCGCCCGGGCGCAGGCCCGGGCCATTGCCCCTGCGGTACCTGTCTTTATTCGGAGATCTGCACGGTTCTGCACTGCGGGGGCCGCTTTGTCCGTGGCCTGCCGTGGTCCGCGCCTGTGCAGTCTCACTCAGGTGAGATTGCGTTATGGATGGTATTTTCCTGCAGCAACTGGTCAACGGCCTGACCCTCGGGTCGGTCTATGGCCTGATCGCCATCGGCTACACAATGGTCTATGGCATCATCGGCATGATCAACTTCGCGCACGGCGAGGTGTATATGATTTCCGCGTACCTCGCGGCAATCAGCCTGGCATTGCTGGCCTATTTCGGCGTCGAGTCGTTCCCGCTACTGATGTTGGGCACGCTGTTGTTCACCGTCGTCGTCACGGGCGTCTATGGTTTCACCATCGAACGCATCGCCTACAAACCCCTGCGTAACTCCACCCGCCTGGCGCCGCTGATCAGTGCCATCGGCATCTCGCTGATCCTGCAGAACTACGCACAGATCAGCCAGGGCGCCCGCCAGCAAGGCGTGCCCACCCTGCTTGAAGGTGCCTTGCGTGTCGAAGTCGGCACCGGCTTCGTGCAACTGACCTACACCAAGATCTTCATCCTGATCGCCGCCTTCGTGGGCATGGGCCTGCTCACCTACGTGATCAAGTACACCAAGCTCGGCCGCATGTGCCGTGCCACCCAGCAAGACCGCAAGATGGCCTCGATCCTGGGCATCAACACCGACCGGGTGATTTCCTACGTGTTTGTCATCGGTGCGGTAATGGCCGCCCTGGCAGGTGTGCTGATCACCATGAACTACGGCACCTTCGATTTCTACGCCGGCTTCATCATCGGCATCAAGGCGTTCACCGCCGCAGTGCTCGGTGGTATCGGCTCGCTGCCTGGCGCCATGCTTGGCGGCATCATCCTGGGGATTTCCGAGTCGCTGTTCTCTGGCCTGATCAACTCCGACTACAAGGACGTGTTCAGCTTCTCGCTGCTGGTGATGATCCTTATCTTCCGCCCACAAGGCCTGCTGGGTCGCCCGCTCGTGGCTAAGGTGTGAACATGTCCGTTGCCAAAACTGCCTCTGTCAGCGAAACCAAGGGTTTCGACCTTAAACGCAGCCTGCTGGAGACCCTCGTCGCCGGCCTGCTGGCACTCATCGTGTTTGGCCCGGTCGTCGGCGTAGTGCTCGACGGCTACACCTTCAATGCCGAGCCGCGGCGCGTAGCCTGGCTGGTCGGCGGGGTGATGCTGGGGCGCTTCCTGCTCAGCCTGTACCTGCAGAGCGCCGCTGGCGTTCGCATGCTCCAGGGCTTCGACAGCGGTGGCTCGGGTGTGCATGTGAACGCACCGGACTACAAGTCGCGCTTGCGCTACATCATCCCGGCGCTGGTGGTGATTGCCATCGTCTTCCCGATCTTTGCCAACAAGTACTTGCTGACCGTGGTCATCCTCGGCCTGATCTACGTGTTGCTGGGGCTTGGCCTTAACATCGTGGTCGGCCTGGCCGGCCTGCTCGACCTGGGCTACGTGGCGTTCTACGCCATTGGCGCCTATGGCCTGGCACTGGGTTACCAGTACCTCGGCCTGGGTTTCTGGAGCGTGCTACCCCTGGCGGCCATCGCCGCAGCGTTGGCGGGGTGCATACTTGGCTTCCCGGTGCTACGAATGCACGGTGACTACCTGGCAATCGTGACCCTGGGCTTTGGCGAGATCATCCGCCTGGTGCTGAACAACTGGTTGTCGTTCACCGGTGGCCCCAACGGCATGCCGGCCCCTTCGCCAACCTTCTTCGGCCTGGAATTCGGCCGCCGGGCCAAAGATGGCGGGGTGCCGATCCACGAGTTCTTCGGCTTCGATTACAACGCCAACCTCAAGTTCGTGTTCATCTACGCGGTGCTGTTCCTGGTGGTGCTGGCTGTGCTTTACATCAAGCACCGCCTCACCCGCATGCCGGTCGGCCGCGCTTGGGAAGCGCTGCGTGAAGATGAGATCGCCTGCCGCTCGATGGGCCTGAACCACGTACTGGTCAAGCTTTCGGCGTTTACCCTGGGGGCCTCCACTGCCGGCCTGGCCGGGGTGTTCTTTGCCACCTACCAGGGCTTCGTCAACCCGTCGTCGTTCACCTTCTTCGAGTCGGCGCTGATCCTCGCCATCGTCGTGCTGGGTGGCATGGGCTCGACCGTGGGCGTGGTGATTGCAGCGTTCGTGCTGACCGTGGCGCCCGAACTGCTGCGCAGCTTCTCTGAATACCGGGTGCTGTTGTTCGGGGTGCTGATGGTGCTGATGATGATCTGGCGACCGCGTGGGCTGATCCGCATCAGCCGTACCGGTGTGACCCCGCGTAAAGGAGTGGCGCCATGAGCGACGATATCATTCTCTCGGTCGACAACCTGATGATGCAGTTCGGCGGCATCAAGGCGCTGAGCGATGTCAGCCTGAAGGTCCGGCGCAACCAGATATTCGCCCTGATCGGCCCCAACGGGGCGGGCAAGACCACGGTGTTCAACTGCCTGACGGGTTTCTACAAGGCCAGTGGCGGGCGCATCGAGCTGAACGTGCGCGGCAGCCACACCAACGTCATCCAGCTGCTTGGCGAGCGCTTCCAGGCGGCGGACTTCATCTCGCCGGCGCGCTTTGCCAACCGCATGTACTACAAGATGTTCGGCGGTACCCACCTGGTCAACCGCGCAGGCCTGGCGCGCACCTTCCAGAACATTCGCCTGTTCAAGGAAATGTCGGTGGTGGAGAACCTGCTGGTGGCCCAGCACATGTGGGTCAACCGTAACCTGCTGGCCGGGGTACTCAACACCAAGGCCTACCGCAAGGCCGAGAGCGATGCGCTGGACCATGCCTTCTACTGGCTGGAAGTGGTCGACCTGGTCGACTGCGCCAACCGCCTGGCCGGCGAGCTGTCGTACGGCCAGCAGCGCCGCCTGGAAATTGCCCGGGCCATGTGCACGCGGCCGAAGATCATCTGCCTGGACGAACCGGCGGCGGGCCTGAACCCGCAGGAAACCGAAGCCCTCAGCCGCATGATTCGTGTGCTGCGTGACGAGCACGACATCACCGTGGTGCTGATCGAGCACGACATGGGCATGGTCATGAGCATTTCCGACCATATCGTGGTGCTGGACCACGGCAACGTGATTGCCGAAGGCGCGCCGCAGGAAATCCGCCACAACCCGACGGTGATCGCCGCCTACCTGGGTGCAGATGAAGAGGAACTGGTATGAGTGCACCCATTCTCGAGCTGAAGGACCTGGACGTGTTCTACGGGCCGATCCAGGCGCTGAAAAAGGTTTCGATGCACATCAACGAGGGCGAGACGGTCAGCCTGATCGGTGCCAACGGGGCTGGTAAGTCGACCCTGCTGATGTCGATCTTCGGCCAGCCTCGCGCTGCGTCCGGGCATATCGTTTATCGCGGCACCGACATTACCCGCAAGTCGTCGCACTACATTGCGTCCAACGGTATCGCCCAATCGCCGGAAGGGCGCCGGGTGTTCCCCGACATGTCCGTCGAGGAGAACCTGATGATGGGTACCATCCCCATCGGCGACAAGCATGCCGATGAAGACATGCAGCGCATGTACGAGCTGTTCCCACGGTTGAAGGAGCGGCGTAACCAGCGGGCCATGACCATGTCCGGGGGTGAGCAGCAGATGCTGGCGATTGCCCGGGCGCTGATGAGCCGGCCGAAGTTGCTGTTGCTGGATGAGCCCTCGCTGGGGCTGGCGCCGATCGTGGTCAAGCAGATCTTTTCGACCCTGCGTGAGCTGGCCAAGACCGGGATGACCATTTTCCTGGTGGAGCAGAACGCCAACCATGCGTTGAAGCTGTCCGACCGGGCGTATGTGATGGTCAACGGGGAGATTCGCATGACCGGGACCGGGCAGGAGCTGCTGGTCAACGAGGAAGTGCGCAACGCCTATCTCGGCGGGCACTGAGTTACATCCGGGGCCGCTTTGCGGCCCATCGCCGGCAAGCCAGCTCCCACAGAGATTGCACAAACCTTGAAGGCAGTGTTTTACCTCTGGGAGCTGGCTTGCCGGCGATGGGCTGCAAAGCAGCCCCATTTCCAATGTGGACAACTTGCCGCGCCTTGCTCTCGATACCCGCCAATATTCCCTCGCAAGCCCTTGTTTCCACAGGCTTGATCTTGTCCACGGATAATGTGGAACCGCCTGTGGAAAACATGGTGGCATCTCGCTCCAGCCCTTTGATAACGTGCCCTGCAGCGATGCGATCATTTTTTGATCACATCCTTCCTGTGGATGACTTTTCAAGCTTTTTCACAGACCCGAAAGCACCTCCAAATCAGCGCCAAGGCTGTGGATAACTCTGTGGGAAAACCTTGGACAGACTGCTGCAGGCAGCATGCTTGAAAGCTTTGCATCCTCACCGAAAAGATATCCACCGACCACGCAACGCTGAAAGGGTTCCGCACTGTGGACGAGTTGCCCCCAATCCATGGGGAAAGCCTTGTGGATAACATGCGCATAGCTGGCGCCGAGCCTTCTGCCGCAAGGGTTTGCCGTACATGTACAAAAAATGTACAGCGCCCTGAACGGCTTGCTGCCAGCGCACGGCGCGGGCATGCTGCAAAGCTGCCGATGACAACCTACCGTGAGGAACAGAGCATGACGTCCACCGTATTCATCACTGGCGCCACATCCGGTTTCGGCGAGGCCACCGCCCGCCGCTTTGCCGAAGCTGGCTGGAAGCTGGTGCTCACTGGTCGCCGCAAGGAGCGCCTGGACGCCCTGTGCGCCGAGCTGTCGGCCAAGACCGAAGTACACGGCCTGGTGCTTGACGTGCGTGACCGCAAGGCCATGGAACAGGCCATCGCCAGCTTGCCGGCCGGGTTCGAAAAGATTCGCGGCCTGGTCAACAATGCCGGCCTGGCACTGGGTGTGGATGCGGCGCAGAACTGCAGCCTGGACGACTGGGAAACCATGGTCGACACCAACATCAAGGGCCTGATGTACACCACCCGCCTGCTGCTGCCACGCCTGATCGCCCACGGTCGCGGCGCGTCGATCCTCAACGTAGGTTCTGTGGCGGGCAACTACCCGTACCCTGGCAGCAACGTGTATGGCGGCACCAAGGCCTTCGTCGGCCAGTTCTCGCTGAGCCTGCGCTGCGACCTGCGTGGCACTGGCGTGCGCGTGAGCAATATCGAGCCGGGCCTGTGCGAGAGCGAGTTCTCGCTGGTGCGCTTCGGCGGTGACCAGGCCAAGTACGACGCCACTTATGCAGGCGCCGAGCCGATCCAGCCGCAGGACATTGCCGAAACCATCTTCTGGATCCTCAACCAGCCGGCGCACATCAACATCAACAGCCTGGAGCTGATGCCGGTGAGCCAGGATTGGGCTGGGTTCTCCATCGACCGTTCGGTCAAGGGCTGAAAATAGTCACCGGGGCCGCTGTGCGGCCCATTCGCGGGGCAAGCCCGCTCCCACAAGGTAATTCACTAGCCTAAGGACGATGCAGTACCTGTGGGAGCGGGCTTGCCCGCGAAAGCGTCAGCTCAGGCGCTGCAACCCTTCCAGGCAGGTCGCCAAATGATAGGGCGTAGTAGAAGGCATATCATGCCGGCTGACGTTGCCCTCACCATCCCGGCACTCATACCAGCCCGCTTCCCGCAAGAACCGCGCTTCCAGCACCTGCAACTGCTCCGGCAATTTCGCCTCCCCGCCAGCACGCAGCACCAGCGCTCGCAGGTACTCCGCCTGTGCCCAAACCCGTTGTGTGGCATCCAGCACCTGGCCATCCACATCCAGCATCGCCAGCACTGCCCCATTCTTCACCCCGAACTGCTCGGCAAAGCCGAACGCCCGGTCGATGGATGCATGCAGCGGCGTGTCACGCAGCAGCGGCGAGGTATGCAGCAGGTAGAACCACTCGAACTGGTGCCCCGGCTCGAACCAGTTATCCACAGCCCCGCGTGGCTTTTCCAGCATCAGGCCGTGGGCCGGTTCGATGAAGTGCGCCTGAAGCGCCTGGCACAGTTGCAGCAGCGACTGCTGGGTATGTTCATCGTCACGCACCGCCAACACCTGCAGGAACGCCTCGGCCAGGTGCATCTGCGGGTTCTGCAGCGGGCCGCTGGCGAGGTCGGCCCAGTCTTCGCCCAGGCTGGCTTCGTACAGGCCGTCGTCACGGGCGAACTGCTGGTCGATGATGTCCAGCGCGGCGTTCAGTGTGGATTCCACCAGGCTTTCGCGCACCTTGCCCCAGTAGTGCGCGCAGGCAAACACGATGAACGCGTGGGTGTACAGGTCCTTGCGCCGGTCCAGCGGCTTGCCCTGGGCGTCGATGCTGTAGAACCAGCCACCGTGTTCGGCGTCGTGAAAATGCTTTTGCAGCGAGCGGAACAACGCCGCCGCCCGCTCCGCTGCGCCCGGTTGCCCGATACGGCTGCTGAACAGGTACAGCTGGCGTGCGCAGGCCATGGCCCGATAGCGCTGCACCGGCAAGGGCTGGTGCTGGGCGTCCAGGGCCTCGTAGGGCAGGGCCAGGTCGGCATTCCAGCCCGGGCCTTGCCACAACGGCACGATGCATTCGGCGAAGTGCTGGTTGAAGCGGGCCAGTTCAGGCAGGGTGGGGCGGGGGTCGGACATTTCGGCGCTCGTCGCTGTCGGGCAGGGCGCCATGGTAGCAGAACTGGCGTTTTCAGTAGCCTGTGCCGGCCCCTCGCGGGCTTGCCTGCTTCCACAGGATCACCACAGGCCCGAGCTATTTGGGTTACCTGTGGGAGCGGGCAAGCCCGCGAAGGGGCCGGCACAGGCAACCCATCAGCCCGGGTTGCCCAGCCCTTGCCAATGCCGCGCGCCGACGAAGATGAAGCGTAATTGCTGGGTGATCTTTTCCTGCGCCGTCAGCGCCTGTGGATAACTTGAATCTGGGCTGTCGATAAGCTCGGGCAGGGTAGCGAACACGGTCTTCACCACCAGGTCGGCCATCACCGCCAGCGCGGCGCTGTCAAGGTGCTGCCAGCGCTTCATGCGCGCAAGGTCGGTCGCCAGATCGTCGCTGATGTCCTGGCGCAGGCGGGCAATGGCCTGGCGCACGGCCTGTGAACCGCCGTACTGCTCGCGGGCCAGAAACAGGAACTGCGCGCGGTGGGCAGCCACCACGTCGAGGAAAATGCGCACCGAAGCATCGGTGATGCCGCCCAGTTCGAATTCGTTCTGGCGCACCAGGCGGATGGTCTGGCGGAAGGTGGTGTCGATTTCGGCCACAAGGGCCAGGCCCAGGGCGTCCATGTCGGGGAAATGCCGGTAGAAACCGGTCGGCACGATGCCAGCGGTCTTCGCCACTTCGCGCAGGCTGACACTGCCGAAACCACGGCCACTCTCCATGAGCAGGCAGGCGGCATCGAGCAGGGCCTGGCGGGTCTGTAGCTTCTGTTCGGCGCGCGGCAGCATGATGCGGGCTTCTGTGACGGTAAGGCTGGGCACTCTAGATAAAAAAACAAAGCCCGGTCAATGGACCGGGCCTGGAGGGGAGCAAGCGGTGTGACAGAGGTTGTTCTTTTCCGCCATGGTGATCAGCTCACACGGCTGAGTTCAACCAGGCGATCGGAGCCACCTTCAGCAACGCGGCCAGCTTGTTCGATCAGGCGATCCGAGCCACCTTCGGCAACGCGGCCAGCTTGTTCGATCAGGCGATCCGAGCCACCTTCGGCAACGCGGCCAGCTTGTTCGATCAGGCGGTCCGAGCCACCTTCGGCAACGCGGCCAGCTTGTTCGATCAGGCGATCCGAGCCGCCTTCGGCAACGCGGCCAGCTTGTTCGATCAGGCGGTCCGAGCCACCTTCGGCTACGCGGCCAGTGCGTTCGATCAGGCGATCAGAGCCACCTTCGGCAATGGTTTTCAGCGGCTGGGCGATTTCGGCAGCGCTGGAGCGGGATTCGGCGGTGAGGTGTTGCTCGTCGGCTGGCAGGGCAAAAGCGTTGGCAGCCAGGATGGACAGGGTCAGGGTCAGCAGGTGGCGTTTCATGATTTCGGTGCTCCTCTCGGGGGCTGGAAAGTGGGTACGGAGCCAATGCTACGCTCGGTAACGCCAGAGAGAAGTTCATACGGGTAATGGTAACAATCGACCGCATTGATAGAGGTTGGAAACCGCTCTGGAAAGCGCTTTACAGGTCGGCTTAGGCTGACGTGATGGTCCTGTTGACGGGTAGCAGGCAGCGCCTGACGCGACGTATTGCTGAGCAAAAGGCCAGGAAAACTTCGCTATCATGGCGCTCTCGATAAAACCCCACGGGTTTTCCACAGTCCGACATATTGACTGCCATCGCTGCCCCCGTTTTGTGCCATACCGCAAGGAGAATCACGCAATGACGCGTCCCGCCAGAATCCTCCTCTGGGCCCTCGCCACCCTGTTAACCCTGCTGGCGATTCTGGTGGTGGTGATCGCCACCTTTGACTGGAACCGCGTAAAGCCCCTGCTCAACGAAAAGGTTTCCGAGGCCTTGCACCGGCCCTTCGCAATCAACGGCAACCTGGCCGTGCACTGGCGCACCGAGCCTGAAGAGGGTGGCTGGCGTGCCTGGGTGCCATGGCCGCATTTCATTGCCGAGGACCTGACCCTGGGCAACCCGGAGTGGCTCAAGGAACCGAAGATGGTCGGCCTGGAGCGCGTGGAGTTCCGCCTGGCGCCGTTGCCGCTGGTGTTCCAGCAGATCAGCATCCCGCGCATCGACCTGACCAAACCCACTGCCAGCCTCACTCGCCTGGCCGATGGCCGTGCCAACTGGACGTTCGACTTCGGCCCCAAGGATGAAAACGCAGAACCGTCCAAATGGCAGCTGGATATAGGTGCGATCGGTTTCGACCAGGGTAATGTCAGCTTCGACGACCAGACCCTGAAAACCAGCATGAAGGTGCAGATCGACCCGCTGGGCAAGCCGATCCCGTTCAGCGACATTGTCGGCAAGGCCAGCGCCGAGAAGGCCGGTGGTGCACAGGACTACGCCTTCGGGCTCAAGGCCCAAGGCCGCTACAAAGGCCAGCCGGTGTCCGGCACCGGCAAGATCGGCGGCCTGCTGGCCCTGCAGGACGCCAGCCAGCCGTTCCCGCTGCAAGCCGATGTGCGCATCGCTGACACCCATGTGGTGCTCGCCGGCACCCTGACCGACCCGCGCAACCTCGGCGCGCTCGACCTGCGCCTGCGCCTGTCCGGTGCCAGCCTGGGCAACCTCTACCCATTGACCGGGGTGACCCTGCCGGACACCCCGGCCTACTCGACCGACGGTCGTCTCAGCGCCAACCTGCATGCCGCGCAAGGCGCGACGTTCAACTACCAGAATTTCAACGGCAAGATCGGCGACAGCGACATCCACGGCGACCTGGCCTTCGTCGCCAGCCAGCCACGGCCCAAGCTGTCTGGCAACCTGGTGTCCAACCAGTTGCTGTTCAAGGACCTGGCGCCGCTGATCGGCGCCGACTCCAACGCCGAGCAGAAGGCCCGTGGGGGGGCCAGCAAGCAGCCGACGGGCAAGGTGCTGCCGGTTGAAGAATTCCGCACCGAACGCTGGCGAGCAATGGACGCCGACGTCACTTTTGCCGGCAAGCGCATCGTGCACAGCACGCAACTGCCGTTCAATGACCTGTCGGCCCACGTGATGCTCGAAGACGGTCTGTTGCGCCTGGAGCCCCTGCGGTTTGGCGTGGCCGGCGGCAACCTGGCCTCCAAAATCCGCCTGGACGGTCGCAGCGTGCCCTTGCAGGGCCGCGCCCAGCTGACTGCCCGGGGCTTCAAGCTCAAGCAATTGTTCCCCACCTTCGCACCGATGCAGACCAGCTTTGGTGAACTGAATGGCGATGCCGACATCAGCGGCCGTGGCAATTCGGTTGCGGCCTTGCTGGGGACGGCCAATGGCGACCTGCGCATGCTGATCAACGATGGCGCGATCAGCCGCAGCCTCATGGAAATCGCCGGCTTGAACGTGGGCAACTACGTGGTCGGCAAGCTGTTCGGTGATGAAGATGTGAAAATCAATTGCGCAGCGGCCGATGTCGGTCTCAAGGACGGCCTGGCGACTACGCGGTTGTTCATCTTCGATACCGAGAACGCGATCATCTACATCAACGGCACGGCCAACTTCGCCAGCGAGCAGCTGGACTTGAAGATCACCCCGGAATCGAAAGGGCTGCGTCTGTTCTCGCTGCGTTCGCCGCTGTATGTGCGGGGGCCGTTTGCCAAACCGAATGCGGGCGTACAGGCGTTGCCGCTGGCGCTGCGCGGGGCGGGAATGGTGGCGCTGGGGGTGGTGGCCGGGCCGGCGGCAGGGTTGCTGGCGCTGATTGCGCCCAGCAGCGGGGATGATCCCAACCAGTGCACGCCGCTGTTGCAGCAGATGAAGGCGGGCAAGGCGCCGGCTGTAGTGAAAGGCAAGAAGTGATGGGGGCCGCGTTGCGGCCCATTCGCGGCACAAGGCCGCTCCTATAGGGGAAAGCGATCCCTTGTAGGAGCGGCCTTGTGTCGCGAAAGGGGCGCAAAGCCCCCCCAGCAATTACAGCCCTTGCAGCAGGTCGGACATGTCGTCCGCGTGCTCTTCTTCCTGGGCCAGGATGTCTTCGAAGATGCGCCGCGTAGTCGGGTCCTTGTCACCGATGTACTGGATGATCTCGCGGTAGCTATCAATGGCAATCCGCTCTGCCACCAGGTCTTCCAGCACCATCTCTTTCAGCGAATTACCCGCCACGTACTGGGCATGGGAGTTTTTTGTCAGGTTATCCGGGTTGAAGTCCGGCTCACCGCCCAACTGCACGATGCGCTCGGCCAACTTGTCGGCATGTTCGGCTTCCTGGTTGGCATGCTCCAGAAACTCATCGGCAGCCGCGCTGGCCTTGATGCCGCTGGCCATGAAGTAGTGGCGCTTGTAGCGCAGCACGCAGACCAGCTCGGTGGCCAGCGATTCATTCAGCAAGCGCAGGATTTCCTGACGGTCGGCGTGGTAACCCTCGGTCACGGCGCCTTGCTCCACATGCTGGCGGGCACGTTCGCGCAGGGTTTTCACATCGGTCAGTTCAGTCGCATTCATGTTCATCTCCGGAAGCATCAGGGTGGTCATGGGAGGTCTTGAGAGGCTTACGCGCCGCGGACGGCGTCGCTGTCTTCTTCACGTTGTTTGCAGGTTTTGAAGCCCTTGGCATCGACGTGGCCGGTGGCATCGAAGCGCACGTAGTAGGGCTGCTGTTTGCCGTCGCGGTTGAGGATGTAGTCGTTGCAGGTACCCCCGTGCGGCAGGTCGATCACATTCGATGGGCTGCCGCCGATGGCGATGACCTTTTGCATGGTCATGCCGTGCTCCACCTGCTTGACCAGCGGTTCGTCGCGGTAGGTGACATAGTCCACCGGGTTTTCCGGGCGGCTGCCGCAGGCGGCCAGGGTGGCGCTTGCCAGAAGGATTGCCAGGGTCTGCTTGTACATGGTCCCGCTCCTTGCAAAGGGTCTGTGTGGTTTGGAACCACAGCGCGCGCCGGGAGTTCGATTGCGATGGTCATGATT
It contains:
- a CDS encoding AsmA family protein, which translates into the protein MTRPARILLWALATLLTLLAILVVVIATFDWNRVKPLLNEKVSEALHRPFAINGNLAVHWRTEPEEGGWRAWVPWPHFIAEDLTLGNPEWLKEPKMVGLERVEFRLAPLPLVFQQISIPRIDLTKPTASLTRLADGRANWTFDFGPKDENAEPSKWQLDIGAIGFDQGNVSFDDQTLKTSMKVQIDPLGKPIPFSDIVGKASAEKAGGAQDYAFGLKAQGRYKGQPVSGTGKIGGLLALQDASQPFPLQADVRIADTHVVLAGTLTDPRNLGALDLRLRLSGASLGNLYPLTGVTLPDTPAYSTDGRLSANLHAAQGATFNYQNFNGKIGDSDIHGDLAFVASQPRPKLSGNLVSNQLLFKDLAPLIGADSNAEQKARGGASKQPTGKVLPVEEFRTERWRAMDADVTFAGKRIVHSTQLPFNDLSAHVMLEDGLLRLEPLRFGVAGGNLASKIRLDGRSVPLQGRAQLTARGFKLKQLFPTFAPMQTSFGELNGDADISGRGNSVAALLGTANGDLRMLINDGAISRSLMEIAGLNVGNYVVGKLFGDEDVKINCAAADVGLKDGLATTRLFIFDTENAIIYINGTANFASEQLDLKITPESKGLRLFSLRSPLYVRGPFAKPNAGVQALPLALRGAGMVALGVVAGPAAGLLALIAPSSGDDPNQCTPLLQQMKAGKAPAVVKGKK
- a CDS encoding ferritin-like domain-containing protein, which translates into the protein MNATELTDVKTLRERARQHVEQGAVTEGYHADRQEILRLLNESLATELVCVLRYKRHYFMASGIKASAAADEFLEHANQEAEHADKLAERIVQLGGEPDFNPDNLTKNSHAQYVAGNSLKEMVLEDLVAERIAIDSYREIIQYIGDKDPTTRRIFEDILAQEEEHADDMSDLLQGL
- the osmE gene encoding osmotically-inducible lipoprotein OsmE — its product is MYKQTLAILLASATLAACGSRPENPVDYVTYRDEPLVKQVEHGMTMQKVIAIGGSPSNVIDLPHGGTCNDYILNRDGKQQPYYVRFDATGHVDAKGFKTCKQREEDSDAVRGA